A single window of Halotalea alkalilenta DNA harbors:
- a CDS encoding 4-hydroxyphenylacetate 3-hydroxylase family protein, whose protein sequence is MIRTGEQYRESIRDGREVYIDGKRVEDVTRHPMLKPLVDIRARIYDMAHDPATQETMTYQDEGGERHAIALKLPHSQDDWHDKRRATDAVLDDVGGIVTRVGDETIGEMWSLYDGQDVLNEVDPRFSSNIRRHIQRAIELDPFHVSANTDPKGDRSKRPQDQDPDMLLRVVKETDAGIVVRGAKYETAAAYANQAFTKPTIANWGEAEYSDYAVGFVCDLGSPNLKMICRTGFAGRGSIDDYPLSNRFDEVDALVIFDDVLIPWENVLFYRHTRAAQFIRATLHRYSAFAFVQRNLKLADAMIGTALHNVRQTGLDGQQAVQEKLARLACYREGVNAHLSASIALAEPSPGGLLMPNQSLLYTGRVLACSQLHEMIHITRELCGGQICVTPNAADFANPATAPWLDKFYSVNEHWVADDRRRLLAYARDLLNSDYAGHRLTFQLFAQSPPFAHLQAVYRNFDFAGPLDFVRRAAGLSARVKGQ, encoded by the coding sequence ATGATCAGGACCGGTGAGCAGTACCGTGAATCGATCCGCGACGGCCGCGAGGTCTACATTGATGGCAAGCGAGTCGAAGACGTCACCCGCCACCCGATGCTCAAGCCGCTGGTCGATATTCGCGCGCGGATCTACGACATGGCCCACGACCCCGCCACCCAGGAGACGATGACCTACCAGGACGAGGGTGGCGAACGCCATGCGATCGCGCTCAAGCTGCCCCATAGCCAGGACGACTGGCACGACAAGCGCCGCGCCACCGACGCGGTGCTCGACGACGTGGGCGGTATCGTCACCCGGGTCGGCGACGAGACCATCGGCGAGATGTGGTCGCTCTACGACGGCCAGGATGTGCTCAACGAGGTCGATCCACGCTTTTCGAGCAACATCCGCCGTCACATCCAACGTGCGATCGAGCTCGATCCGTTCCATGTCTCGGCCAACACGGATCCCAAGGGCGACCGCTCCAAGCGCCCCCAGGACCAGGACCCCGACATGCTGCTGAGGGTGGTCAAGGAGACCGACGCCGGGATCGTCGTTCGCGGCGCCAAGTACGAGACCGCCGCCGCCTACGCCAACCAGGCCTTCACCAAGCCGACCATCGCCAACTGGGGAGAGGCCGAGTACTCCGACTATGCGGTCGGCTTCGTCTGCGACCTCGGCAGCCCCAACCTCAAGATGATCTGCCGCACGGGCTTCGCCGGACGCGGCTCGATCGACGACTACCCGCTGTCGAACCGCTTCGACGAGGTCGATGCGCTGGTGATCTTCGACGACGTCCTGATCCCGTGGGAGAACGTGCTGTTCTACCGCCATACCCGTGCGGCCCAGTTCATCCGCGCGACCCTGCACCGCTACAGCGCCTTCGCCTTCGTCCAGCGCAACCTCAAGCTCGCCGATGCGATGATCGGCACCGCCCTGCACAACGTGCGCCAGACTGGTCTCGACGGCCAGCAGGCGGTGCAGGAGAAGCTCGCGCGGCTGGCCTGCTACCGCGAAGGGGTCAACGCCCACCTCAGCGCCTCGATCGCGCTGGCCGAGCCAAGCCCCGGGGGGCTGTTGATGCCCAACCAGAGCCTGCTCTACACCGGCCGGGTACTCGCCTGCTCGCAGCTCCACGAGATGATCCACATTACCCGCGAGCTGTGCGGTGGACAGATCTGCGTCACCCCTAACGCTGCGGATTTCGCCAATCCGGCCACCGCGCCGTGGCTCGACAAGTTCTACTCGGTCAACGAGCACTGGGTCGCCGATGACCGGCGCAGGCTCCTCGCCTACGCGCGTGACCTGCTCAATTCCGACTACGCCGGCCACCGGCTGACCTTCCAGCTGTTCGCCCAATCCCCGCCCTTCGCCCACCTCCAGGCGGTCTATCGCAACTTCGACTTCGCCGGCCCCCTGGACTTCGTCCGGCGCGCGGCCGGGCTCTCGGCACGGGTGAAGGGGCAGTGA
- a CDS encoding flavin reductase family protein has protein sequence MYNTNSKPRPSHAAAPPSGDAFVHAMRFAGTGVSLVTTDGEAGRFGATVSAMSSLSKAPPSLLVCLLSESRTARAIHANRHFCVNVLAAHQASLARGFASLPLEQRFATGVWHTLASGAPVLERAASCFDCRLARTVEHGTHTIFIGEVEALTTSGGAALYYHDGRFHIAGDVVEA, from the coding sequence ATGTACAACACCAACTCAAAGCCTCGTCCGTCGCATGCCGCCGCACCACCCAGCGGCGATGCGTTCGTCCATGCGATGCGCTTCGCCGGCACCGGGGTGAGCCTGGTCACCACCGACGGTGAAGCAGGTCGTTTCGGCGCCACCGTCAGCGCGATGAGTTCGCTGTCGAAGGCCCCGCCGTCGCTGCTGGTCTGCCTGCTCAGCGAGAGCCGCACCGCACGTGCGATCCATGCCAACCGCCACTTCTGCGTCAATGTTCTCGCCGCTCACCAGGCAAGCCTCGCCCGCGGCTTCGCGTCGCTGCCATTGGAGCAGCGCTTCGCCACGGGTGTCTGGCACACCCTCGCCAGCGGCGCGCCGGTGCTCGAGCGCGCCGCCTCGTGCTTCGACTGCCGGCTGGCGCGCACCGTCGAGCATGGCACCCATACGATCTTCATCGGCGAAGTCGAGGCATTGACCACCTCGGGCGGCGCCGCGCTCTACTACCACGACGGGCGCTTCCACATCGCCGGTGACGTCGTCGAGGCCTGA
- a CDS encoding prolyl oligopeptidase family serine peptidase, whose amino-acid sequence MNAPTSDQDHDPWRWLEEVDSPDALAWVEARNRETFALLGEDAGFERLARRLLEIEQRDSRIPYVVARDQWFYNFWQDSEHPRGVWRRTQWPSYLSDTPDWEVLIDVDALNRQEGEQWVWHGARCLPPERDGEPWRRALVALSRGGADADVTREFDLVDKRWVEDGFNRDESKGGLAWIDFDRVYAYTDFGPGSLTASNYPRQVRLWQRGTALASAPVVFEAEHGDVMAVAWRDLTRGFERDFVLQVTSFHSQRLIERLPDGGELVLELPEDAHASVHREWLLVQPREAWTVDGVTHPGGALLAIDYLAFKQGARAFVRLFTPSPGVALEGFSWTRHHLVLELLEHVRQRLVVLTPGQGDDWSPRALAGAPQGVLGFGPLDDEKSDEYLLSVTDFLLPPTLARGRIDDPEIEVVKRSVAEFDAAGMRVEQRFAVSLDGTRVPYFLVLPRDVSRETKPLPTLLYGYGGFEISLTPHYLAAAGVAWLSRGGAMVFANIRGGGEYGPDWHRAALKQHRHKAFEDFAAVARALVEEGVTVPSRLGIQGGSNGGLLVGNMLTHYPELFDCAVCEVPLLDMQRYHRLLAGASWIAEYGDPDSGDWDDFLHRFSPYHNLHQGTDYPAVLFTTSTRDDRVHPGHARKMAAKMAAMGCEVHYYENIEGGHGGAADAPQRARLKALAWRFLERRLMGDDRARD is encoded by the coding sequence ATGAATGCACCCACCTCAGATCAGGACCACGATCCCTGGCGCTGGCTGGAGGAGGTCGACTCCCCGGATGCCCTGGCTTGGGTCGAGGCACGCAACCGCGAGACCTTCGCGCTGCTCGGCGAGGACGCCGGGTTCGAGCGGCTCGCCCGGCGGCTGCTCGAGATCGAACAGCGCGACTCGCGGATTCCCTACGTCGTCGCCCGCGATCAGTGGTTCTACAACTTCTGGCAGGATAGCGAGCACCCGCGCGGGGTCTGGCGCCGCACGCAGTGGCCGAGCTACTTGAGCGATACGCCCGACTGGGAGGTGCTGATCGATGTCGATGCGCTCAACCGGCAGGAGGGCGAGCAGTGGGTCTGGCACGGTGCGCGCTGCCTGCCGCCCGAGCGTGACGGTGAGCCGTGGCGGCGCGCCTTGGTGGCGCTGTCGCGCGGTGGCGCCGACGCCGATGTGACCCGCGAGTTCGACCTCGTCGACAAGCGCTGGGTCGAGGACGGCTTCAATCGCGATGAGTCCAAGGGCGGACTCGCATGGATCGACTTCGATCGGGTCTATGCCTACACCGACTTCGGCCCTGGCTCGCTGACCGCCTCGAACTATCCGCGCCAGGTGCGGCTCTGGCAGCGCGGCACCGCGCTCGCCAGCGCCCCGGTGGTGTTCGAGGCCGAGCATGGCGATGTGATGGCGGTGGCCTGGCGCGACCTGACGCGCGGCTTCGAGCGCGACTTCGTGCTCCAGGTCACCTCGTTTCATAGCCAACGGCTGATCGAGCGGCTGCCGGATGGTGGCGAGCTGGTGCTCGAACTGCCGGAGGACGCCCACGCTTCGGTGCATCGCGAGTGGCTCCTGGTGCAGCCGCGCGAGGCCTGGACGGTGGATGGCGTCACCCACCCCGGCGGCGCTCTGCTGGCGATCGATTATCTCGCCTTCAAGCAGGGCGCGCGGGCGTTCGTGCGGCTGTTCACTCCCTCCCCAGGGGTGGCGCTGGAGGGGTTTTCCTGGACCCGTCACCACCTGGTGCTCGAACTGCTCGAGCACGTTCGCCAGCGGCTGGTGGTGCTGACCCCCGGACAAGGTGATGACTGGTCGCCTCGAGCGCTCGCCGGTGCTCCCCAGGGGGTGCTCGGGTTCGGCCCGCTCGATGATGAGAAGAGCGACGAGTACCTGCTCAGCGTGACCGATTTCCTCTTGCCGCCGACCCTTGCGCGCGGGCGCATCGACGACCCGGAGATCGAGGTGGTCAAGCGCAGCGTCGCAGAGTTCGACGCCGCCGGGATGCGCGTCGAGCAGCGTTTCGCGGTGAGCCTCGACGGTACCCGGGTGCCTTACTTCCTGGTCCTGCCGCGTGATGTTTCACGTGAAACCAAGCCGCTGCCGACGCTGCTCTACGGCTATGGGGGCTTCGAGATTTCTTTGACCCCGCACTACCTGGCCGCGGCGGGAGTGGCCTGGCTCTCGCGCGGCGGGGCGATGGTGTTCGCGAATATCCGCGGCGGCGGCGAATACGGCCCCGACTGGCACCGTGCGGCGCTCAAGCAGCACCGGCACAAGGCGTTCGAGGACTTCGCCGCGGTCGCCCGTGCGCTGGTCGAGGAGGGCGTCACGGTGCCTTCGAGACTCGGCATCCAGGGCGGCTCCAACGGCGGGCTGCTGGTCGGCAACATGCTGACTCACTATCCGGAGCTGTTCGACTGCGCGGTTTGCGAGGTGCCGCTGCTCGACATGCAGCGCTACCACCGCCTGCTCGCCGGCGCCTCGTGGATCGCCGAGTACGGTGATCCCGACAGCGGCGACTGGGACGATTTTCTCCATCGCTTCTCGCCCTATCACAATCTGCATCAGGGCACCGACTATCCGGCGGTGCTGTTCACCACCTCGACCCGCGACGACCGCGTTCACCCGGGCCATGCGCGCAAGATGGCGGCGAAGATGGCGGCGATGGGCTGCGAGGTCCACTACTACGAGAACATCGAGGGTGGCCATGGCGGTGCCGCCGATGCACCTCAGCGCGCGCGGCTCAAAGCGCTGGCGTGGCGCTTCCTCGAGCGCCGGCTGATGGGCGACGATCGCGCTCGCGACTGA
- the poxB gene encoding ubiquinone-dependent pyruvate dehydrogenase, translated as MATRNVADILVETLEQAGVRHIWGLPGDSLNGLTESLRHSKQIDWLGVRHEEVAALAAGAEADISGGLGVCAGSCGPGNLHLINGLFEAQRAKVPLLAIAAQIPSSELGLGYFQETHPESLFKECSDYCHLISKPEQLPRVLETAMRSAILNRSVSVVVIPGDVALSPATVKHASWSTPIAPLVVPHGDHLDRLAEYLGQQKRIAMLCGYGCMGAHDEVVALADKLKAPVVHALRGKNAVEYDNPFDVGMTGLIGFASGYKALKECDCLLVLGTNFPYRDFYPDHGNVIQVDIRPHHLGRRTPLKMGLVGDVRATLLSLLPRLETRDDRRFLDAALAHYRKSRDGLDALATPARDGQPLHPQYVTARIDALATDDAAFSCDVGSPTVWAARYLKMNGKRHLTGSFNHGSMATAMPQAMGMQAAFPDRQVISLSGDGGLSMLMGDVISLKERGLPVKVVVFNNSLLGFVAMEMKAAGYIDDTTRFGATDYAAMAEALGIRGIRVDASSQLDGALAEAFAHPGPVIIDVLTAPQELSLPPKIQAAQAKGFSLYMLRAVMSGRGDELIDLARDNIPLLR; from the coding sequence ATGGCTACGAGGAACGTCGCCGACATTCTGGTCGAGACGCTTGAGCAAGCGGGGGTCCGGCACATCTGGGGGCTGCCGGGAGACTCGCTCAACGGACTCACCGAGAGCCTGCGCCACAGCAAGCAGATCGATTGGCTCGGCGTGCGCCATGAAGAGGTGGCGGCGCTCGCCGCGGGTGCCGAGGCGGACATCAGCGGCGGGCTCGGCGTCTGCGCCGGCTCCTGCGGGCCGGGCAACCTGCATTTGATCAACGGGCTGTTCGAGGCCCAGCGCGCCAAGGTGCCGCTGCTCGCGATCGCCGCCCAGATTCCCTCCAGCGAACTCGGCCTCGGCTACTTCCAGGAGACCCACCCTGAGTCGCTGTTCAAGGAGTGCAGCGACTATTGCCACCTGATCTCCAAGCCCGAGCAACTGCCACGGGTGCTCGAGACCGCGATGCGCAGTGCGATCCTCAACCGCTCGGTCTCGGTGGTGGTGATCCCGGGCGACGTGGCGCTCTCGCCCGCGACGGTCAAGCATGCGAGCTGGAGCACGCCGATCGCGCCGCTGGTGGTTCCCCACGGTGATCATCTCGACCGGCTGGCCGAATATCTCGGCCAGCAGAAGCGGATCGCGATGCTCTGCGGCTACGGCTGCATGGGCGCCCATGACGAGGTGGTAGCACTCGCGGACAAGCTCAAGGCGCCGGTGGTCCACGCGCTGCGGGGCAAGAACGCGGTCGAGTACGACAATCCGTTCGATGTCGGCATGACCGGGCTGATCGGCTTCGCCTCCGGCTACAAGGCGCTCAAGGAGTGCGACTGCCTGCTGGTGCTCGGCACCAATTTCCCCTATCGCGATTTCTACCCCGACCACGGCAACGTGATCCAGGTCGATATCCGCCCTCACCACCTCGGACGCCGCACGCCGCTCAAGATGGGACTGGTCGGCGACGTTCGCGCCACCCTGCTTTCGTTGCTGCCACGGCTCGAGACACGCGACGATCGCCGTTTCCTCGACGCCGCGCTGGCCCACTACCGCAAATCCCGCGACGGGCTCGACGCCCTGGCGACGCCGGCCCGCGATGGCCAGCCGCTGCATCCGCAGTACGTCACCGCCAGGATCGATGCCCTCGCCACGGATGACGCGGCGTTCTCCTGCGACGTCGGCTCGCCGACGGTGTGGGCGGCACGCTACCTGAAGATGAACGGCAAACGGCATCTGACCGGCTCGTTCAACCATGGCTCGATGGCCACTGCGATGCCCCAGGCGATGGGCATGCAGGCCGCCTTTCCCGATCGCCAGGTGATCTCGCTTTCCGGCGACGGGGGCCTGAGCATGCTGATGGGGGATGTGATCTCGCTCAAGGAGCGAGGGCTCCCGGTCAAGGTGGTGGTGTTCAACAATTCGCTGCTCGGCTTCGTCGCCATGGAGATGAAGGCGGCCGGCTACATCGACGACACCACGCGCTTCGGCGCTACCGACTACGCGGCGATGGCCGAGGCGCTGGGTATCCGCGGCATCCGGGTCGATGCTTCGAGCCAGCTCGATGGCGCGCTGGCGGAGGCGTTCGCCCATCCCGGGCCGGTGATCATCGACGTGCTCACCGCGCCCCAGGAGCTATCGCTGCCGCCGAAGATCCAGGCCGCCCAGGCCAAGGGTTTCAGCCTCTACATGCTGCGCGCGGTGATGAGCGGGCGCGGCGATGAGCTGATCGATCTCGCCCGCGACAACATACCGTTGCTGCGCTGA
- a CDS encoding mechanosensitive ion channel domain-containing protein, with the protein MRLSVSPRSLLLGWSWLCLALALTAAAPASAQQSGTSAEAAPLTQLLEVLRDDQQRATLVEALERAQAAPDEATPASGEAQESAAGDAETPQDGVVQGGVLGALTSTLDSLQQNLGEGNEVVSDWQYHLGRASQQLSELGHRVGQSPLQVSTRFSYTIIFWAISMLAACWLGAWIAARLSRWAWFSTHRRARDIVEHWLRVPLPAITAFLLTLAATSGFGADSPGRMLALGIAYAVNTGTVFATLWMSLAILARGSHRKRAVEILRRRAFIPLAALAAFGSFAEALLNSPLTALLGYSLAYLLATLCGAIATIILAVFAVMFRRPIGQLIHHRGLAHRQRLPPSVRESLRLFSAIWFLPVLLMCLVSLYQLLIGSVDNHQAMNRMIASTLLLIGTLLVMALLHQLVAPPDLAPRERMGTRMRRLAANALQIALLAVAAELMTQIWGGSIYGLIRDTDAGQMFGGAVFGIATVLLVTLAAWIVIDAAIASALAPPSGRRHAQPSLRVRTILPLLRNAAKIVLCVIAVITVLGNVGINIAPLLAGAGVVGLAIGFGSQTLVQDVITGIFNILEDTMAIGDWVEIDGRAGTVEGMTIRTLKLRDGNGALFSIPFSQVKAVKNTSRQFAFAPVDLRFTLDSDIDHALELVRQAADQTQQDPTLRGALLGHYENWGLERVNAEGYNVAGRFRATTGGAANVRRAFYLHLARLVENAEAVSFARGYVGGR; encoded by the coding sequence ATGCGCTTGTCCGTCTCGCCCCGTAGTTTGCTTCTTGGTTGGTCATGGCTGTGCCTCGCCCTGGCACTCACCGCCGCCGCCCCGGCCAGCGCCCAGCAGAGCGGGACATCCGCCGAGGCGGCACCGCTCACCCAACTGCTCGAGGTGCTGCGCGATGACCAGCAGCGCGCCACCCTGGTCGAGGCGCTAGAGCGCGCCCAGGCCGCGCCCGACGAGGCGACGCCGGCCTCGGGCGAGGCCCAGGAGAGCGCCGCCGGCGATGCCGAGACGCCCCAGGACGGCGTGGTCCAGGGCGGCGTGCTCGGCGCGCTGACCTCGACACTGGATTCGTTGCAGCAGAATCTCGGCGAAGGCAACGAAGTGGTCAGCGACTGGCAATATCACCTGGGTCGCGCCTCCCAGCAGCTCTCCGAGCTCGGCCACAGGGTCGGCCAGAGCCCTCTGCAAGTAAGTACTCGCTTCTCCTACACGATTATCTTCTGGGCGATTTCGATGCTCGCGGCCTGTTGGTTGGGCGCGTGGATCGCAGCGCGCCTCTCACGCTGGGCTTGGTTCTCCACCCATCGCCGCGCACGGGATATCGTCGAGCACTGGCTGCGGGTACCGCTGCCGGCGATCACCGCCTTCTTGCTCACCCTCGCCGCGACTTCCGGCTTCGGCGCCGATTCGCCGGGACGAATGCTGGCGCTCGGGATCGCCTATGCGGTGAACACCGGCACGGTGTTCGCCACCCTATGGATGTCGCTTGCGATCCTCGCCCGTGGCAGCCATCGCAAGCGCGCGGTGGAGATACTGCGCCGCCGCGCCTTCATTCCTCTCGCCGCCCTTGCCGCCTTCGGCTCGTTCGCCGAGGCGCTGCTCAACTCGCCACTCACGGCGCTGCTCGGTTACTCGCTCGCCTACCTGCTGGCGACGCTGTGCGGCGCGATCGCAACGATTATCCTGGCGGTGTTCGCCGTGATGTTCCGCCGCCCGATCGGCCAGCTCATCCACCATCGCGGCCTGGCCCATCGCCAGCGGCTGCCGCCCAGCGTACGAGAGAGCCTGAGGCTCTTCTCGGCGATCTGGTTCCTGCCGGTGCTGCTGATGTGCCTGGTCTCGCTCTATCAGCTGCTGATCGGCAGCGTCGACAACCACCAGGCGATGAACCGGATGATCGCCAGCACGCTGCTGCTGATCGGCACGCTGCTGGTCATGGCGCTGCTCCACCAACTGGTCGCGCCGCCCGACCTCGCCCCGCGCGAGCGGATGGGCACGAGGATGCGCAGGCTCGCCGCCAATGCGCTGCAGATAGCGCTGCTGGCAGTGGCGGCAGAGCTGATGACCCAGATATGGGGCGGCTCGATCTATGGGCTGATTCGCGATACCGACGCCGGGCAGATGTTCGGCGGCGCGGTGTTCGGCATCGCCACGGTGCTGCTGGTGACACTGGCCGCCTGGATCGTGATCGACGCGGCGATCGCCAGCGCACTGGCTCCTCCTTCCGGGCGACGCCACGCCCAGCCAAGCCTAAGGGTTCGCACCATCCTGCCGCTGCTGCGCAATGCGGCGAAGATCGTGCTCTGCGTGATCGCGGTGATCACCGTGCTCGGCAACGTCGGCATCAACATCGCACCGCTGCTCGCCGGTGCCGGGGTGGTGGGCCTGGCGATCGGCTTCGGCTCCCAGACCCTGGTCCAGGATGTGATCACCGGGATCTTCAATATCCTCGAAGACACCATGGCGATCGGCGACTGGGTCGAGATCGACGGCCGCGCCGGCACGGTCGAGGGCATGACCATCCGCACGCTCAAGCTGCGCGACGGCAACGGGGCGCTGTTCTCGATCCCGTTCAGTCAGGTCAAGGCGGTGAAGAACACCTCGCGCCAGTTCGCCTTCGCCCCGGTGGACCTGCGCTTCACCCTCGACAGCGATATCGACCACGCGCTCGAACTGGTCCGCCAGGCTGCCGACCAGACCCAGCAGGACCCGACGCTGCGCGGTGCGCTGCTGGGCCACTACGAGAACTGGGGATTGGAAAGGGTCAACGCCGAGGGTTACAACGTCGCCGGGCGCTTCCGCGCGACCACCGGGGGCGCGGCCAACGTGCGCCGCGCCTTCTATCTGCACCTCGCCCGACTGGTCGAGAATGCCGAGGCCGTCTCCTTCGCCCGCGGCTACGTGGGTGGACGCTGA
- the gshB gene encoding glutathione synthase, translating to MKRTLKVGVVMDPITEISYKKDTSLAMLWAASARGWELHYMEQPDLYLDGGRAYGLMRPLEVHRDPSHWFDLGAREARPLADLDVILMRKDPPVDHEFLNATHLLGFAEREGVLVVNPTRALRECNEKLYAQRFPECLPPSVVSCDDKVLRAFQAEHGDVILKPLDGMGGSGIFHIGPDGRNLGSVIEQLTLRGSRQIMAQRYIPEIRDGDTRILLIDGEPVPFGLARIPSAGEVRGNLAAGGRGVARELTDRDYWLVDQVKASIVEQGLIFVGLDVIGDYITEINVTSPTCVREIDDQKGTDIAGLLMDAIDQRFS from the coding sequence ATGAAACGTACGCTCAAGGTCGGCGTGGTGATGGATCCCATCACCGAGATCAGCTACAAAAAGGATACTTCGCTGGCGATGCTGTGGGCGGCGAGCGCGCGCGGCTGGGAGCTCCACTACATGGAGCAGCCGGATCTCTACCTCGACGGTGGGCGGGCCTATGGGCTGATGCGTCCGCTCGAGGTTCATCGCGACCCCTCGCACTGGTTCGACCTCGGCGCGCGCGAGGCGCGGCCGCTCGCCGATCTCGATGTGATCCTGATGCGCAAGGATCCGCCGGTCGATCACGAATTCCTCAATGCCACCCATCTGCTCGGCTTTGCTGAACGCGAGGGGGTGCTGGTGGTCAATCCCACCCGCGCGCTGCGCGAGTGCAACGAGAAACTCTATGCCCAGCGCTTTCCCGAGTGCCTGCCGCCGAGCGTGGTCTCCTGCGACGACAAGGTGCTGCGAGCCTTCCAGGCCGAGCATGGCGATGTGATCCTCAAGCCCCTCGATGGCATGGGCGGCAGCGGGATCTTCCACATCGGCCCGGACGGGCGGAATCTCGGTTCGGTGATCGAGCAGCTGACCCTGCGCGGCAGTCGACAGATCATGGCCCAGCGCTACATCCCGGAAATTCGTGACGGAGACACTCGTATCCTGCTGATCGATGGCGAGCCGGTGCCGTTCGGACTGGCGCGAATTCCCAGCGCCGGCGAGGTGCGCGGCAACCTGGCCGCAGGCGGACGCGGGGTGGCCCGCGAGCTGACCGATCGTGACTACTGGCTGGTCGATCAGGTCAAGGCGTCGATCGTGGAGCAGGGGCTGATCTTCGTCGGCCTCGACGTGATCGGCGACTACATCACTGAAATCAACGTCACCAGCCCCACCTGCGTGCGCGAAATCGATGACCAGAAGGGCACCGACATCGCCGGGCTATTGATGGATGCAATCGATCAGCGCTTCTCCTGA
- a CDS encoding energy transducer TonB: MQSISASPEPTLVSLVPSPPEAEDVPLCSGLRVDIDEPEVAVELDHRDDEGGSAGASSSGSRRGLFGLLAVVVGLHLLGLWLLDRPDQQEPVETEGGPVYRVSLTQMPAAPSVDIGGVERLVQEQAAAAARAQAEAAARAEAQAQAEAQARAEAQARAEAQAQARAQARAEAEARARREAPQQTQGAERSDATASSPPPSARELIRQATQQGYASGWNATADRFARGASSSAERSAEARYIADWTRATQRYIDSVGRIPPGLDGRLVISVTVGRDGGLRDLRVVQSSGKPELDRIALDIVRASGSFRPFDRELGNRNELSFTRSWLIGQGSLFGVR; the protein is encoded by the coding sequence ATGCAATCGATCAGCGCTTCTCCTGAACCCACCCTGGTCAGCCTGGTGCCCTCGCCCCCCGAGGCCGAGGACGTACCGCTGTGCTCCGGTCTTCGCGTCGATATCGACGAGCCCGAGGTTGCGGTCGAGCTCGACCACCGAGACGACGAAGGCGGCTCGGCTGGTGCGTCCTCGTCCGGTTCGCGCCGAGGGCTTTTCGGGCTGCTGGCGGTGGTGGTCGGCTTGCACCTGTTGGGCCTTTGGCTGCTCGACCGGCCCGATCAGCAAGAGCCGGTCGAGACCGAGGGGGGCCCGGTCTATCGTGTCTCGCTGACCCAAATGCCGGCGGCGCCTTCGGTCGATATCGGTGGCGTCGAACGTCTCGTGCAGGAGCAGGCGGCCGCGGCGGCCCGGGCGCAGGCCGAAGCCGCTGCCCGGGCAGAGGCGCAGGCGCAGGCAGAGGCGCAAGCCCGGGCAGAGGCGCAAGCCCGGGCAGAGGCGCAAGCGCAGGCCCGAGCCCAGGCCCGCGCGGAGGCCGAGGCGCGAGCGCGCCGCGAAGCACCCCAGCAGACTCAAGGCGCCGAGCGCTCGGACGCTACGGCATCGTCGCCGCCGCCGAGCGCGCGCGAGCTGATCCGGCAGGCGACCCAGCAGGGCTACGCCAGCGGATGGAATGCCACCGCCGATCGCTTCGCCAGGGGGGCGTCGAGCAGTGCCGAGCGCTCCGCCGAGGCGCGCTACATCGCCGATTGGACCAGGGCGACGCAGCGCTACATCGATAGCGTCGGCCGTATACCGCCCGGGCTCGACGGCCGGTTGGTGATCAGCGTCACCGTCGGGCGGGATGGCGGGCTGCGCGACCTGCGGGTGGTACAATCCTCAGGGAAACCCGAGCTCGATCGGATCGCGCTCGACATCGTGCGGGCGTCGGGGTCCTTCCGACCCTTCGACCGCGAGCTGGGTAATCGCAATGAACTCAGCTTCACTCGTAGCTGGCTGATTGGCCAAGGTTCACTTTTTGGCGTCCGATGA
- a CDS encoding YqgE/AlgH family protein, translating to MHGLRNHFLLAMPQLLDENFAGTLTYVCDDDAKGVLGVIVNRPLKLSLGGLLEQLDLEVETLRDAERPVMFGGPVHTDRGFILHQGSASDWDSSLQVSEEIALTTSMDMLRAIAAGRGPERFMVLLGCAGWQVGQLTDELKANAWLTVEAQDSVLFETPIESRREAAAGLLGVDLRLLSVAAGHG from the coding sequence ATGCACGGCTTGCGCAACCACTTTCTCCTGGCGATGCCTCAGCTCCTCGATGAGAATTTCGCCGGTACGCTCACCTATGTCTGCGATGACGATGCCAAGGGCGTGCTCGGGGTGATCGTCAATCGCCCGCTCAAGCTGAGCCTGGGCGGACTGCTCGAGCAGCTCGACCTGGAGGTCGAGACCCTGCGCGATGCCGAGCGGCCGGTGATGTTCGGCGGTCCGGTGCATACCGACCGCGGCTTCATCCTCCATCAAGGTTCGGCCAGCGATTGGGATTCGAGCCTGCAGGTCAGCGAAGAGATCGCGCTGACCACCTCGATGGACATGCTCCGTGCTATCGCCGCCGGCCGTGGACCGGAGCGTTTCATGGTGCTGCTCGGCTGCGCCGGCTGGCAGGTCGGCCAGCTCACCGACGAGCTCAAGGCCAACGCCTGGCTCACCGTCGAGGCGCAGGATTCGGTGCTTTTCGAAACCCCGATCGAGTCTCGCCGCGAGGCCGCCGCTGGACTGCTTGGGGTCGATCTACGCTTGCTCAGCGTGGCCGCCGGCCATGGCTGA